In Saprospiraceae bacterium, a genomic segment contains:
- a CDS encoding T9SS type A sorting domain-containing protein, whose protein sequence is MKRFFFSLLSFLLVTQSNAQLGEGAIAPDFSVQDLNGNTYSLYSMMGTDKAACLDFMATWCGPCWTFKSSGVMEQVYNNLSAQTTVIMLEGDWSTNTNCLYGPSGCNNSTQGNWVAGTPYPIADLSSTNGPSVMSDYQIAFYPTLYVIAPDKRSWKIKSRTYQEYVNWITKSFKLNATASVTHSLCGDNGKVTLATTGGHSVLTYKWSNGATTKDLINLPGGTYGVTVTDLNGYFKEFGPWTVNGPSKRVAVTNSNLTHVNCFGESTGAIEIETDYGTSPYTYNWSNTQSTKDLSNLIAGAYTVTVTDQNNCTTTKNYTLTQPTLLKLTTSAKLETCSEMNGSVLAKATGGVPPYSYDIGFGQQGSPFFEDLSGGKDYQVTVTDSKLCDEVSSVFVDVTIRPIANAGSNKDLECKNGFVLLDGSISDEGPEIIYEWSTIAGRITKGIDEKIGEADLPGRYYIKVSNVQNKCSAIDSVEIIDVREFPNLNYTGDTAINCKYLESNIIGKSLDTQVVFYWKKVGDSIFYEKSNLLKVSDAGNYILHVKDTVNQCITRDTIGIVKDQLKPDAIANPERDLSCTVSEITIDAGSSSTGPNMTYSWSTLNGNIVSGANSLFPLVDKKGDYKLEVFNAQNHCTNTAEVQVQEQTPLQTNFEQNIDNRTVKFQDLTTGLPTKWTWNFGDGGQSSLQNPEHSFASDGEYEVCLSSENDCGPQVYCRKILVGISVSLNLLNYEQRNVSCFGGDDGHIKLNIQGGVPPYHFLWNTSDTSQNLLNLEAGDYDVQISDQQGTKLNKSFTIKQALEIISQNVNITNTTFGQKTGSILLEIFGGVPPYAYKWSNGSIDNPASGLAAGIYNCEVTDANDCIKAFGPYEVKELVSVETPSWLNSVFIAPNPGSTATLFIELAESTVLNWSILNVYGKILNQEVISGKSIKLDFKTEAFDPGIYFINLQSGNKQHTLRWMCIK, encoded by the coding sequence ATGAAAAGATTCTTTTTCAGTTTACTGAGTTTTTTATTGGTAACTCAATCCAATGCCCAATTAGGTGAAGGTGCCATTGCTCCGGATTTTTCAGTTCAAGATCTCAATGGAAATACCTATAGCCTCTATTCAATGATGGGCACTGATAAAGCAGCTTGTTTGGATTTTATGGCTACCTGGTGTGGACCTTGCTGGACATTCAAGAGTAGCGGTGTGATGGAGCAGGTGTATAATAATTTGAGTGCTCAAACTACAGTAATCATGCTTGAGGGCGATTGGAGTACCAATACAAACTGTCTTTACGGTCCTTCTGGATGTAATAATTCTACCCAAGGCAATTGGGTTGCCGGAACGCCATATCCCATCGCTGATTTGTCATCTACTAACGGTCCATCCGTAATGAGTGATTACCAGATTGCTTTTTATCCAACGCTTTATGTGATCGCTCCGGATAAGAGAAGCTGGAAGATTAAATCAAGAACCTACCAGGAATATGTGAATTGGATTACCAAGAGTTTTAAACTAAATGCTACGGCTTCCGTGACACATTCACTTTGTGGTGACAATGGAAAAGTTACTTTAGCTACAACAGGTGGCCACAGTGTTTTGACATACAAATGGAGCAATGGTGCAACAACTAAAGATCTGATAAACTTGCCGGGAGGTACTTACGGAGTGACGGTAACCGACCTCAACGGTTATTTTAAAGAATTTGGTCCTTGGACTGTCAACGGTCCTTCTAAAAGAGTTGCTGTTACAAATTCTAATCTAACTCACGTCAATTGTTTCGGTGAATCAACCGGAGCTATTGAAATCGAAACGGATTATGGAACTTCGCCATATACTTATAACTGGTCAAATACCCAGAGCACTAAGGATCTTTCGAACCTAATAGCCGGTGCATATACGGTAACAGTAACTGATCAAAATAATTGTACTACTACGAAAAACTATACCCTTACACAACCAACATTATTAAAACTCACCACCAGCGCTAAACTGGAAACCTGTAGTGAAATGAATGGAAGCGTTTTAGCAAAAGCCACGGGTGGCGTCCCGCCTTATTCATACGATATTGGTTTTGGCCAGCAAGGCAGTCCGTTTTTTGAAGATTTGAGCGGTGGAAAAGACTATCAGGTTACGGTGACGGATTCTAAATTGTGCGATGAAGTTTCTAGCGTATTTGTTGATGTCACCATCAGACCAATTGCAAACGCAGGGTCTAATAAAGATCTTGAATGCAAAAATGGTTTTGTGTTGTTAGATGGTTCTATTTCAGATGAAGGCCCTGAAATTATTTATGAATGGTCAACCATTGCAGGTAGAATAACAAAGGGAATTGATGAAAAAATAGGAGAAGCCGACCTGCCAGGTCGATACTATATTAAAGTAAGTAATGTTCAAAACAAATGTAGTGCTATCGATTCAGTTGAAATCATCGATGTCCGCGAATTTCCCAATTTAAATTATACAGGAGATACAGCAATCAACTGTAAATATTTGGAATCAAATATTATAGGCAAGAGTCTGGATACTCAGGTTGTTTTTTATTGGAAGAAAGTTGGAGATTCCATATTTTATGAAAAATCTAATCTTTTGAAAGTCAGTGACGCTGGAAATTATATTCTACATGTCAAGGACACGGTCAATCAGTGTATTACCCGAGATACGATTGGTATTGTAAAGGATCAACTAAAACCAGATGCAATAGCAAACCCTGAAAGAGATTTGAGCTGCACTGTTTCTGAAATAACAATTGATGCAGGATCTTCATCAACGGGTCCGAATATGACTTACAGTTGGTCCACTTTAAATGGGAATATCGTTAGTGGAGCAAACTCTTTGTTTCCGCTGGTGGATAAAAAGGGAGACTATAAATTAGAAGTATTTAATGCTCAAAATCATTGTACGAATACTGCAGAAGTTCAAGTTCAAGAGCAAACACCATTACAAACAAATTTTGAACAAAATATAGACAATCGAACTGTTAAATTTCAAGATCTTACGACTGGATTACCTACAAAATGGACTTGGAATTTTGGAGATGGTGGACAAAGTAGTCTGCAAAATCCGGAACATAGCTTTGCTTCAGATGGCGAATACGAAGTATGTTTAAGTTCAGAAAATGATTGTGGACCTCAAGTCTACTGTAGGAAAATTCTTGTAGGCATTTCGGTTTCTTTGAATTTATTGAATTATGAACAACGAAATGTAAGTTGTTTTGGAGGCGATGATGGGCATATAAAACTAAACATCCAAGGTGGTGTGCCGCCCTATCACTTTTTATGGAATACTTCTGACACCAGTCAGAATCTTTTGAATCTCGAAGCAGGAGATTATGATGTTCAAATATCAGATCAACAGGGTACCAAGCTGAATAAATCATTTACCATCAAGCAAGCACTTGAAATTATAAGCCAAAATGTAAATATAACCAATACCACTTTTGGACAAAAAACTGGCAGCATCCTGCTTGAAATATTCGGTGGAGTGCCTCCTTATGCTTATAAATGGAGCAATGGTAGTATTGATAATCCTGCCAGCGGCTTAGCTGCGGGTATTTATAATTGTGAAGTAACTGATGCCAATGATTGTATAAAGGCATTCGGCCCTTATGAAGTTAAAGAATTGGTGAGTGTAGAAACTCCATCATGGTTAAACAGTGTATTCATTGCACCCAATCCTGGTTCAACAGCAACTCTTTTTATAGAATTAGCTGAATCTACAGTATTGAACTGGAGTATTCTCAATGTATACGGAAAAATTTTAAACCAAGAAGTCATTTCTGGAAAATCTATTAAACTTGATTTCAAAACGGAAGCTTTTGATCCAGGAATCTATTTTATTAATTTGCAAAGTGGTAATAAACAGCACACTTTGCGTTGGATGTGCATTAAATAA
- the ffh gene encoding signal recognition particle protein, whose protein sequence is MFESLNERLDQAFKALRGNARLTDLNIAESIKDIRRALVEADVNYKIAKEFTDKVKEKALGTENILKAVKPGELMVKIVMDELIELMGSQAEGLNLSGKPSVILIAGLQGSGKTTFSGKLALFLKSKKNKKVLLTACDVYRPAAIDQLTVLGESIETEVFKNIEIKDPVAIAQQAVQYAKEQQFDIVIVDTAGRTSVDEEMMDEIERLKIALQPSETLFVVDSMTGQDAVNTALAFHSRIQFDGVVLTKLDGDTRGGAALSVKYTVGKPIKFVSTGEKLDALDVFYPDRMAQRILGMGDIVSLVEKAQEQFDEVEAKKIEKKIKQNKFDFNDFLGQVQQIKKMGDVNQLLGMIPGMGKLTKDVQIDDNAFGKVEAIIQSMTPQERGNPELLNISRKTRIAKGCGRNLHEVNAFIKQFEEMRKMMFMMSKGQGVGNMMQQMRNIRR, encoded by the coding sequence ATGTTTGAAAGTTTGAATGAACGTTTAGATCAGGCATTTAAAGCATTACGAGGCAATGCCAGGCTAACAGACCTAAATATTGCTGAATCCATTAAAGATATTCGCAGAGCCTTGGTCGAGGCCGATGTTAATTATAAAATCGCTAAAGAATTTACCGATAAAGTCAAGGAAAAGGCACTTGGGACTGAGAACATCTTAAAGGCTGTAAAACCCGGCGAGCTCATGGTAAAGATCGTCATGGATGAATTGATCGAACTCATGGGAAGTCAAGCCGAAGGCTTAAATCTGAGTGGAAAACCTTCAGTGATTCTTATAGCAGGCCTTCAAGGATCGGGTAAAACCACTTTTTCCGGAAAATTGGCTCTTTTCCTGAAATCAAAGAAGAATAAAAAAGTGCTCCTCACTGCTTGCGACGTTTACAGGCCGGCTGCCATTGATCAGTTGACGGTACTCGGAGAAAGCATTGAAACTGAAGTCTTCAAAAATATTGAAATTAAAGACCCTGTGGCAATAGCTCAGCAAGCAGTTCAGTATGCTAAAGAGCAACAGTTTGATATCGTCATTGTAGATACCGCCGGCCGGACTTCTGTCGATGAAGAAATGATGGACGAGATTGAGCGATTAAAAATTGCTTTGCAACCTTCCGAAACTTTGTTTGTGGTAGATTCCATGACAGGTCAAGATGCTGTAAATACGGCATTAGCCTTTCATAGCAGAATTCAGTTTGACGGAGTTGTTCTCACCAAATTAGATGGAGACACCCGCGGTGGAGCAGCATTGTCTGTGAAATACACGGTCGGAAAGCCCATTAAATTTGTGTCAACAGGTGAAAAATTAGATGCACTTGATGTGTTTTACCCCGACAGGATGGCACAGCGGATTTTAGGAATGGGGGATATCGTAAGTCTTGTCGAAAAAGCTCAAGAACAATTTGACGAAGTTGAAGCCAAAAAAATTGAGAAAAAGATCAAACAAAACAAGTTTGATTTTAATGATTTTCTAGGACAAGTTCAGCAAATCAAAAAAATGGGCGATGTAAACCAATTACTGGGTATGATCCCCGGGATGGGAAAACTAACCAAGGATGTTCAAATTGATGATAATGCTTTTGGTAAAGTGGAAGCCATCATACAATCTATGACACCCCAGGAACGCGGCAATCCGGAATTATTGAATATTTCCCGCAAAACCCGTATAGCTAAGGGTTGTGGAAGGAATTTGCATGAAGTAAATGCATTTATTAAGCAATTTGAGGAAATGCGAAAAATGATGTTTATGATGTCTAAAGGGCAAGGTGTGGGCAATATGATGCAGCAAATGCGGAATATCAGAAGATAA
- a CDS encoding ATP-binding cassette domain-containing protein, with protein MMTYPIIDASRLCLFHGEKCILDEGTFKIFEGQWSEIIGPPNSGKSTLLNAIIGNHDQGSGQLQILGYTLFPVNRDDARLLRRKIGLAQQTPDLLMDKTIRVNLMMALQAADKIKEKPDESIIQEMLDEVGLLAKIKSEIRNLSHTEILTVAILRSIITKPKLILIDQLLEYLEENFRNKLIAILYNLVIKEKIALISTSYLELPNLPFETLRFKLDGGKLLAIN; from the coding sequence ATGATGACTTATCCGATTATCGATGCTTCAAGATTGTGTTTGTTTCATGGAGAGAAATGCATACTCGATGAGGGAACTTTTAAAATCTTTGAAGGGCAATGGAGTGAAATTATTGGTCCTCCAAATTCTGGAAAATCGACCTTATTGAATGCCATTATAGGAAATCACGATCAAGGGTCTGGGCAATTGCAAATATTGGGTTACACTTTATTTCCAGTAAACAGAGATGATGCCAGACTATTGCGTCGAAAAATTGGTCTTGCTCAACAAACTCCGGATTTGTTAATGGACAAGACCATACGTGTAAATTTAATGATGGCGCTGCAGGCAGCAGATAAAATTAAGGAAAAACCTGATGAAAGTATCATTCAAGAGATGCTTGACGAAGTAGGCTTGTTGGCGAAAATTAAATCTGAAATTAGAAATTTGTCACATACAGAAATACTAACCGTTGCGATCCTTAGAAGTATTATCACAAAACCCAAATTGATTTTAATTGATCAATTGCTCGAGTACTTAGAGGAGAATTTTCGCAACAAACTCATCGCAATCCTTTACAATTTAGTGATTAAAGAAAAAATTGCACTAATTTCAACAAGTTATTTGGAACTTCCGAACTTACCCTTCGAAACCCTGAGATTTAAACTTGATGGTGGCAAATTGCTAGCCATCAATTAG
- a CDS encoding cytochrome c maturation protein CcmE, producing the protein MKRVYILSFILIAAAIGILITASKDFSTYSGFEDASASGDLVKIVGQLAKEQEIYYKPEEDANYFSFYLTDKTGLTKKVILRAPKPQDFELSEQIVLTGKMTTEHFEAKNMLLKCPSKYKDEEIFIKSTAEL; encoded by the coding sequence ATGAAAAGAGTTTACATCCTTTCCTTTATTTTAATAGCAGCCGCAATAGGCATTCTCATCACCGCTTCTAAAGATTTTTCAACCTATTCCGGTTTTGAAGATGCATCAGCTAGCGGAGATTTAGTTAAAATTGTAGGGCAATTGGCCAAAGAGCAGGAGATCTATTACAAACCTGAAGAGGATGCTAATTATTTTAGTTTTTATTTAACAGATAAAACCGGTTTGACGAAAAAAGTTATTTTAAGAGCTCCTAAACCTCAGGATTTTGAATTATCAGAACAAATTGTATTAACAGGCAAAATGACAACCGAACATTTCGAAGCAAAAAATATGCTTTTAAAATGCCCCTCCAAATACAAAGACGAAGAAATCTTTATTAAGTCTACAGCCGAATTATGA
- the ccsA gene encoding cytochrome c biogenesis protein CcsA — protein sequence MNSVQYLNEHIWIHYVGHFLILLAFFSAMFAIVSGYLQRAQPSPQWLLAIKLAYIIHFSSILSAIGLILYMMQSHYYEFEYVWAHVSDELPMRYILSAFWEGQEGSFLLWMFWNGILGIYFCRQQNKLRTSVLLIILGVNAILTSMLLGVHFGEIKLGSSPFNLLRYTMDIPLFANADYVSLIKGNGLNPLLQNYWMIIHPPTLFLGFASTIIPFAYACSALIHKDQQQWLKEALPWSLFSGFVLGTGILMGGAWAYEALSFGGYWAWDPVENMSLAPWLILVAGIHANLIANATTYSLKPTFILYFLSFIFVCYSSFLTRSGILGDSSAHAFTQMGLEWQLVALCVFSTIFPFYTYWKQIKYFPSPQKEEDIHSREFWMFIGSLTLLFSALLISFTTSIPVYNKILDLAGSISGNNFTHLHRSIPLDPISHHNQFQIWIAIFISLLSGTAVYLKYLQPEGPSKKTILTLVSLFLLSLVSSTVVYKISFVQLHWSHFLFLFSAWFALFTSAYFFLFVLKANLKLAASVLSHCGFGILVLGILFTGVNKQILSTNKFAQEGLLENPDMDELSKHITLIRNESMFMNGYWVEYSQDTFIQKIRKYTLQFWKEDTSGNRTETFTLYPEIQYDNKLTKVAASNPSIKRSVHQDIFSLIAQIPQSQVDAESAKQAEDSLVYKMHFIKPGDSIETNEHLYVLKNIHTQFTPIEFEVKPNDQQFQMELEVIRKEDRKMHTSKPAILFRNNLIYKFPAKMESFGLRLNIPDTLYSSIVPPYQDLEKKLIQIRKEEILQISDKIQLKLLEIGKNVPQEIIKETNADIAVSAILEISSAQEKSLVECYFVIRGHQIISLPVSTLSPGISIRFVKINPQTEEMTFEYGLHPDLHHLALPFEIAENAPRTDFIVIQLIRFPWINLVWLGSIFMVAGLLLASYHRRKVLSDVL from the coding sequence ATGAATTCCGTTCAATACCTCAATGAACATATCTGGATTCATTATGTAGGACATTTTTTAATACTCCTTGCATTTTTTAGTGCAATGTTTGCAATCGTTTCAGGTTATCTGCAACGCGCTCAACCAAGCCCTCAATGGCTGCTCGCAATAAAGCTCGCATATATCATTCATTTTAGCTCCATTTTATCTGCTATTGGCTTGATCTTGTATATGATGCAAAGCCATTACTACGAATTTGAATACGTTTGGGCACATGTGTCAGATGAATTGCCGATGCGATACATTCTTTCGGCATTTTGGGAAGGACAGGAAGGGAGTTTTTTGTTATGGATGTTCTGGAATGGGATTTTGGGAATTTATTTTTGTCGCCAACAAAACAAACTTAGAACAAGCGTTTTGCTCATCATTCTTGGGGTTAATGCAATACTGACCTCTATGTTGTTAGGGGTTCATTTTGGTGAAATCAAGTTAGGAAGTAGTCCTTTCAATCTTCTCCGATATACCATGGACATTCCATTATTCGCAAATGCTGATTATGTAAGTCTCATAAAAGGCAATGGTTTAAATCCATTGCTTCAGAATTATTGGATGATCATACACCCACCTACTTTATTTCTGGGATTCGCATCAACCATTATCCCTTTTGCATATGCCTGTTCTGCACTTATCCATAAAGATCAACAACAGTGGTTAAAAGAAGCTTTGCCCTGGAGTCTGTTTTCTGGATTTGTACTCGGCACCGGCATTCTCATGGGCGGAGCATGGGCATATGAAGCCTTAAGCTTTGGAGGATACTGGGCTTGGGATCCCGTAGAAAATATGTCACTGGCGCCTTGGTTGATCCTGGTAGCAGGAATTCATGCCAACCTCATCGCAAACGCCACAACTTATTCCTTAAAGCCTACATTTATATTATATTTTTTGAGTTTTATTTTTGTTTGTTATTCTTCGTTTCTTACAAGGAGCGGAATCTTAGGTGATAGTTCTGCACATGCCTTTACACAAATGGGACTGGAATGGCAATTGGTGGCTCTATGCGTTTTCTCTACCATTTTTCCATTTTACACTTATTGGAAACAAATTAAATATTTTCCTTCTCCTCAAAAAGAAGAAGATATACATTCCCGTGAATTTTGGATGTTTATTGGGAGTTTAACACTATTGTTTAGCGCATTGCTCATTTCATTTACCACCTCGATACCCGTTTACAATAAAATCCTGGACTTAGCAGGATCTATATCTGGCAACAACTTCACGCATTTGCATAGAAGTATTCCTCTGGATCCCATTTCACATCATAATCAATTTCAGATTTGGATAGCCATTTTTATTTCTCTCCTGTCAGGTACAGCCGTGTATTTAAAATACTTACAACCGGAAGGGCCTTCAAAAAAAACCATATTAACACTTGTTAGTTTGTTTTTACTTTCTTTAGTAAGCTCCACTGTCGTGTATAAAATTTCTTTTGTTCAATTACATTGGAGCCATTTTTTATTTCTTTTTTCTGCTTGGTTTGCGCTATTCACTTCCGCGTATTTTTTTCTATTTGTATTAAAGGCAAATCTCAAATTAGCTGCTTCCGTTTTGTCACATTGTGGCTTTGGCATACTCGTACTTGGAATATTATTTACCGGCGTTAATAAACAAATTCTATCAACCAATAAATTTGCACAGGAAGGCCTCCTTGAAAATCCAGATATGGATGAACTCTCCAAGCACATAACATTGATTCGCAATGAATCCATGTTTATGAATGGTTATTGGGTTGAATACAGTCAGGATACTTTTATACAAAAGATACGTAAATACACTTTACAGTTTTGGAAGGAAGATACAAGTGGAAATCGAACAGAGACTTTTACTTTATATCCCGAAATACAATACGACAATAAACTTACAAAGGTCGCAGCATCAAACCCCAGCATTAAAAGATCAGTTCATCAGGATATATTCTCCTTAATAGCTCAAATACCGCAATCTCAGGTAGATGCAGAATCTGCAAAACAAGCAGAAGATAGTCTCGTCTATAAAATGCATTTTATAAAACCCGGCGATTCCATTGAAACCAACGAGCATTTGTATGTGTTAAAGAACATTCATACACAATTTACACCCATAGAATTTGAAGTCAAACCAAATGACCAGCAGTTTCAGATGGAATTAGAGGTTATTAGAAAAGAAGATCGCAAAATGCACACCAGCAAACCTGCCATTCTTTTCAGGAATAATCTCATCTATAAATTTCCAGCAAAAATGGAATCTTTTGGGCTTCGTCTCAACATTCCCGATACTTTGTACAGCAGTATCGTGCCACCTTACCAAGACCTCGAAAAAAAATTAATTCAAATTCGAAAAGAAGAAATCCTACAAATCTCCGACAAGATTCAGTTGAAACTCCTTGAGATTGGCAAAAATGTACCTCAAGAAATCATCAAAGAAACCAATGCTGACATTGCAGTATCAGCCATATTAGAAATAAGTTCCGCTCAAGAAAAATCACTTGTGGAATGTTATTTCGTAATTCGGGGCCATCAGATTATTTCTTTGCCTGTAAGCACGCTTTCGCCCGGTATCAGTATCCGCTTTGTCAAAATCAACCCTCAGACCGAGGAAATGACATTTGAGTATGGACTCCATCCGGATCTGCACCATTTAGCCTTGCCATTTGAAATTGCCGAAAATGCGCCACGTACTGATTTTATTGTAATTCAGCTGATTCGTTTTCCGTGGATTAATTTAGTTTGGTTAGGAAGTATATTTATGGTTGCAGGCTTATTGTTAGCTTCTTATCATCGGCGTAAAGTTTTAAGCGATGTCCTCTAA
- a CDS encoding DUF2520 domain-containing protein: MSSKIVLMGSGNVASHLGQILYHNGHQILQVYSRNLTNAVHLAKQMQADAIDQLKELNTEADFYLICIKDDAIQSISAECSNYLPPHSHIAHTSGVNSRDLIDPYFIHRGLFYPLQSFSLNSQPDWTEIPIFTEGSEASLAAFHELAATISHKVYHMNDAIRTHLHLASVFANNFTNFNLIIAKQILESCNVPLEVLNPLMTETILKAFKLDPIHTQTGPAKRMDTTTLEKHIRLLVSEFPEYRTLYKKYSLLIMQTFKHENPRPNSTPTTAD, encoded by the coding sequence ATGTCCTCTAAAATTGTCTTAATGGGATCGGGCAATGTGGCCAGCCATTTAGGGCAAATACTTTATCATAACGGACATCAAATTCTGCAGGTTTATTCGAGAAATCTCACAAACGCAGTCCATCTGGCGAAACAAATGCAAGCGGATGCCATTGATCAACTTAAGGAATTAAATACTGAGGCTGATTTTTATCTGATATGCATAAAAGATGATGCCATTCAAAGCATTAGCGCTGAATGTTCAAATTATTTGCCTCCGCATTCGCACATAGCACACACCAGTGGTGTCAATAGTCGGGATCTGATTGATCCTTATTTTATTCATCGGGGCCTCTTTTACCCACTACAAAGTTTTAGTTTAAACAGCCAACCAGATTGGACTGAAATACCCATTTTTACCGAAGGATCTGAAGCATCCTTAGCCGCATTTCATGAGCTTGCGGCTACGATAAGCCATAAAGTTTATCATATGAATGACGCGATCCGCACTCATTTGCATTTGGCATCCGTTTTTGCAAATAATTTTACCAATTTTAATTTGATCATTGCCAAACAAATTCTTGAAAGTTGTAATGTTCCACTTGAAGTTCTGAATCCTTTAATGACCGAGACAATACTCAAAGCATTCAAACTCGATCCCATCCACACACAAACAGGTCCGGCTAAACGCATGGATACAACTACATTAGAAAAACACATTCGTTTGTTAGTAAGCGAATTTCCTGAATACCGCACTCTTTATAAAAAATATTCTCTACTCATCATGCAAACCTTTAAACATGAGAATCCTCGGCCAAATTCCACACCCACAACTGCTGATTAG
- a CDS encoding phosphoribosylaminoimidazolesuccinocarboxamide synthase, producing MHLTPENYCLQYTHFNFKNQTHKYTGKVRDVYDIGDQLIVITTDRISAFDHILPRPIPFKGQVLNQIAAYFLNELKSIIDTWLIETPDPNVSVGWKCDPIKIEMVVRGYLTGHAWRVYQSGQRILCGEKLEEGMVQNQAFQKPLITPTTKAAAGHDLDISLSEIRKSRIVSDLILDQMTDVALKLFDAGTQLAAQRGLILVDTKYEFGLRNGKLCLMDEIHTPDSSRYFENEAYLQLLNEGKPQKQLSKEFVREWLISNGFQGLEDQLMPEMSDGFVWHTSERYIELFEKITGQEFKQIQTGMSIEERLFQNLKNYF from the coding sequence ATGCATCTTACACCAGAAAATTATTGTCTCCAATACACTCATTTCAATTTTAAAAATCAGACCCATAAATACACGGGCAAAGTCCGAGATGTTTATGACATTGGCGATCAACTTATCGTCATTACAACTGATCGAATTTCAGCATTTGATCATATTTTACCAAGGCCAATTCCTTTTAAGGGTCAGGTTTTAAATCAAATTGCAGCTTATTTTTTAAACGAATTAAAAAGTATCATAGATACCTGGCTTATTGAAACCCCTGATCCTAATGTTTCTGTTGGCTGGAAGTGCGATCCGATAAAAATTGAAATGGTCGTCAGAGGATATCTGACCGGGCACGCATGGCGAGTTTATCAAAGTGGCCAGAGGATATTATGTGGAGAAAAATTGGAAGAAGGAATGGTCCAAAATCAGGCTTTTCAAAAACCGCTGATCACACCAACAACGAAAGCAGCTGCAGGTCACGATCTTGACATTTCATTAAGTGAGATTCGAAAATCAAGAATTGTTTCTGACCTCATCTTGGATCAAATGACAGATGTAGCTTTGAAGCTATTTGATGCAGGAACACAATTGGCAGCTCAGCGGGGATTAATACTGGTTGACACCAAATACGAGTTTGGGCTTAGAAATGGTAAGCTATGTCTAATGGATGAAATTCATACACCCGATAGTTCCAGATATTTTGAAAACGAAGCTTATTTACAGCTTTTAAACGAAGGAAAGCCTCAGAAGCAGCTTTCGAAGGAATTTGTCAGAGAATGGCTGATCTCAAATGGTTTCCAGGGTTTAGAAGATCAGTTAATGCCTGAAATGTCTGACGGATTTGTATGGCATACCTCAGAACGGTATATCGAATTGTTTGAGAAAATTACTGGCCAGGAATTTAAGCAAATACAAACGGGAATGTCTATTGAGGAACGGCTCTTTCAAAATTTAAAAAACTATTTTTAA
- a CDS encoding RNA polymerase sigma factor RpoD/SigA — MRQLKITQKITNRESQALEKYLGEIAKIETISPEKEVELAKRIKTGDHHALDELVRANLRFVVSVAKQYVNNGLPLNDLINEGNVGLLKAARRFDETRGFKFITFAVWWIRQTILSAIIENSRMIRLPYNKFHSQKHIVDLYQSFLQEYEREPTPEEISETFGLKPEDVYLLIQSNNKHVSLDAPVGGDDGEYSMLSLLGDENSVAPDLALLKDSIKDDLNAGLKHLAPREREVITRLYGLDGGSTSTFDELASEMEISVERLRQIKELALRRLRRYFLKFGIQPGVF, encoded by the coding sequence ATGCGTCAACTTAAGATTACTCAAAAAATTACAAACAGGGAAAGCCAAGCCCTGGAAAAATATCTTGGAGAAATTGCCAAGATTGAAACAATTAGCCCGGAAAAAGAAGTTGAACTTGCTAAAAGAATCAAAACTGGGGATCATCACGCGCTTGATGAGTTGGTACGGGCCAATTTGCGTTTTGTAGTTTCTGTAGCCAAGCAATATGTCAATAATGGCTTACCATTAAATGACCTGATCAACGAAGGAAACGTTGGATTGTTAAAAGCTGCACGAAGATTTGACGAAACCCGGGGTTTCAAATTCATCACCTTTGCTGTTTGGTGGATTCGGCAAACCATTTTATCTGCTATTATAGAAAATTCCCGAATGATTCGTCTTCCATATAATAAATTTCATTCACAAAAACATATCGTCGATCTCTACCAAAGTTTTTTGCAAGAATATGAAAGAGAACCTACGCCCGAGGAAATTTCTGAAACTTTTGGTCTAAAGCCGGAAGACGTTTACTTATTAATCCAGTCCAACAACAAACATGTTTCATTGGATGCACCTGTTGGAGGTGACGACGGTGAATACAGCATGCTAAGTTTACTGGGAGACGAAAACAGCGTAGCTCCTGATTTGGCATTGTTAAAAGATTCGATCAAAGATGACCTAAATGCAGGTCTCAAACACCTTGCGCCAAGAGAACGGGAAGTCATCACCAGATTATATGGTTTGGATGGTGGCTCTACTTCGACTTTTGATGAACTTGCGTCAGAAATGGAAATTTCAGTCGAACGTTTACGACAAATAAAAGAACTTGCGTTGCGGAGACTACGTAGATATTTTCTGAAATTTGGGATCCAACCTGGTGTCTTTTAA